One window from the genome of Natrinema caseinilyticum encodes:
- a CDS encoding enolase C-terminal domain-like protein, which produces MAPTITRIESVEFGYELPDVGYAPNGFSIVYEPGTTTERKLFALRVHTDEGITGEYVGGNSPAAAQLNMVADYLVGKNPLERERHWSALKRALRKYDWMGMGPIDIALWDFAGKYRDAPIHELLGTYRESFPAYASTYQGDRNGGLDSPAAFADFAEECLEMGYQGFKIHDWGGDWTDAEETAETVREVGRRVGDEMDLMLDPACNPVTFADALKIGKACDEAEFLWYEDPYRDGGVSQHAHRKLRESLETPILQTEHVRGLEPHTDFVATESTDFVRADPEYDGGITGAMKIAHMAEGFGLDVEYHAPGPAQRHCLAATRNSNYYEVALVHPICPNTQPPVYADDYSDMLDTVDADGHVQVPDGPGLGVEYDWEEIEAREIGRRTYD; this is translated from the coding sequence ATGGCACCAACGATCACACGCATCGAGTCGGTGGAATTCGGCTACGAGCTTCCCGACGTCGGATACGCACCGAACGGGTTCAGCATCGTCTACGAACCGGGGACGACGACCGAGCGAAAACTCTTCGCATTGCGGGTCCACACCGACGAGGGAATCACCGGCGAGTACGTCGGCGGTAATTCGCCGGCGGCCGCACAGCTCAACATGGTCGCGGACTACCTCGTCGGGAAGAACCCGCTCGAGCGCGAACGCCACTGGAGCGCGTTGAAGCGCGCCCTCCGAAAGTACGACTGGATGGGAATGGGACCGATCGACATCGCGCTGTGGGATTTCGCCGGCAAGTACCGCGACGCGCCGATCCACGAACTACTCGGCACGTATCGCGAGTCCTTCCCCGCGTACGCCTCGACGTATCAGGGCGACAGGAACGGCGGTCTCGATTCGCCCGCGGCGTTCGCCGACTTCGCCGAAGAGTGCCTCGAAATGGGCTATCAGGGCTTCAAAATTCACGACTGGGGCGGCGACTGGACTGACGCCGAGGAGACGGCAGAGACCGTTCGCGAGGTCGGTCGACGCGTCGGCGACGAGATGGATTTGATGCTCGATCCGGCCTGTAACCCGGTGACGTTCGCCGACGCGCTGAAGATCGGGAAGGCGTGCGACGAAGCGGAGTTCCTCTGGTACGAAGATCCCTACCGCGACGGCGGCGTCTCCCAGCACGCACACCGGAAGCTCCGGGAGTCGCTCGAGACGCCGATTCTCCAGACCGAGCACGTCCGCGGACTCGAGCCCCATACGGACTTCGTCGCGACGGAATCGACAGACTTCGTTCGGGCGGATCCCGAGTACGACGGCGGGATCACGGGCGCGATGAAAATCGCGCACATGGCGGAAGGGTTCGGTCTCGACGTGGAGTATCACGCCCCCGGGCCGGCCCAGCGCCACTGTCTCGCCGCGACCCGCAATAGCAACTACTACGAGGTGGCGCTCGTCCATCCCATCTGCCCGAACACCCAGCCGCCCGTGTACGCGGACGACTATTCCGACATGCTGGACACCGTCGACGCGGACGGCCACGTCCAGGTACCGGACGGGCCCGGCCTCGGGGTCGAATACGATTGGGAGGAGATCGAAGCCCGCGAGATCGGACGGCGAACCTACGACTGA
- a CDS encoding CoA-transferase subunit beta — MNYTNSELMVVAAARELENDDSVLVGIGKPNLACNVAKRTHAPELRMVYESGTIGSDPSKPPLSIGDPVLASGAISIEPMRNNFNYQLQAGRLDVGFLGGAQIDKYGNINSTVIGDYDDPTVRLPGSGGACEIAGHVDRTLIITPHSERRFPEEVDFITSPGFVGGREGREELGLSGGPEAVITDLAVCRFDERGEMYVDALHPNATREAVLDRTGWEIEFADDLGTTPDPREEELRLIREDLDPDELYTDQEK; from the coding sequence ATGAACTACACGAACAGCGAGTTGATGGTGGTAGCGGCGGCCAGGGAACTCGAGAACGACGACTCGGTACTCGTCGGGATCGGCAAGCCGAACCTGGCGTGTAACGTCGCCAAGCGCACGCACGCGCCGGAGTTGCGAATGGTCTACGAGTCGGGAACGATCGGCTCCGATCCGTCGAAGCCGCCGCTTTCGATCGGCGACCCGGTGCTGGCCTCGGGTGCGATCTCGATCGAACCGATGCGGAACAACTTCAACTACCAGTTGCAGGCTGGCCGCCTCGACGTGGGCTTCCTCGGCGGCGCACAGATCGACAAGTACGGCAACATCAACTCGACGGTCATCGGCGACTACGACGACCCTACCGTTCGTCTGCCGGGGAGCGGCGGTGCGTGCGAAATCGCGGGCCACGTCGACCGAACGCTGATTATCACGCCCCACTCCGAACGGCGATTCCCCGAAGAGGTCGATTTCATCACGAGTCCCGGCTTCGTCGGCGGCCGTGAGGGACGGGAGGAACTCGGGCTCTCGGGCGGACCGGAAGCGGTCATCACGGACCTCGCCGTCTGTCGCTTCGACGAACGCGGTGAGATGTACGTCGATGCGCTCCACCCGAACGCGACGCGCGAAGCGGTTCTCGACCGAACCGGGTGGGAGATCGAGTTCGCAGACGACCTCGGGACCACTCCCGACCCGCGCGAAGAGGAATTACGGCTCATCCGCGAGGATCTCGACCCGGACGAACTCTACACCGATCAGGAGAAATAG
- a CDS encoding CoA transferase subunit A produces MSTITSMQDAISDGVSDGDSVYLAGFTHLIPFAAGHEIIRQEKRDLELVRATPDLIYDQMIAAGCARKATFSWAGNPGVGSLPAFRRAAEEGIPTELELEEYTHFGLVAALDAGASNLPFAPLRGFIGSDLPDHNDNIARIESPFDDDYVYAVAPIEPDVAVVRAQRADENGNAHLWGIQGEVKVAALAADTVILTVEELCPEETIRSDPNRTLITSDDVDYVVHDPYGSHPSYAQGYYGRDNEAYIEWADIASDVDRVEAWLDEWVYGVEDRREYVEKLGVDRLLDLDPDNAYAEPVNMGAYK; encoded by the coding sequence ATGAGTACCATCACGTCCATGCAAGACGCCATCAGTGACGGCGTCTCAGACGGTGATAGCGTCTATCTCGCGGGTTTCACGCACCTCATCCCGTTCGCAGCGGGTCACGAGATAATCAGACAGGAGAAACGCGACCTCGAACTCGTCAGAGCCACGCCGGATCTGATCTACGACCAGATGATCGCCGCCGGCTGTGCCCGAAAAGCGACCTTCTCGTGGGCCGGCAACCCCGGCGTCGGAAGTCTGCCCGCGTTCCGCCGGGCGGCCGAGGAGGGGATCCCGACCGAACTCGAACTCGAGGAGTACACGCACTTCGGACTCGTCGCCGCCCTCGACGCCGGTGCGTCGAACCTTCCGTTCGCGCCGTTGCGCGGCTTTATCGGCTCCGATCTTCCGGACCACAACGACAACATCGCGCGGATCGAGAGCCCGTTCGACGACGACTACGTGTACGCCGTCGCTCCGATCGAGCCGGACGTGGCGGTCGTCCGCGCCCAGCGGGCCGACGAGAACGGCAACGCTCACCTCTGGGGAATCCAGGGTGAGGTGAAAGTCGCCGCACTGGCCGCCGATACGGTGATCCTCACGGTCGAGGAACTCTGCCCCGAAGAGACCATTCGGAGCGATCCGAACCGGACGCTCATCACGAGCGACGACGTCGACTACGTCGTCCACGATCCCTACGGCTCCCATCCGTCGTACGCCCAGGGGTACTACGGCCGGGACAACGAAGCGTACATCGAGTGGGCCGACATCGCGAGCGACGTCGACCGGGTCGAAGCCTGGCTCGACGAGTGGGTCTACGGCGTCGAGGACCGCCGGGAGTACGTCGAGAAACTCGGCGTCGACCGACTGCTCGATCTCGATCCGGACAACGCGTACGCCGAACCCGTCAACATGGGGGCGTACAAATGA